A region of the Dermacentor albipictus isolate Rhodes 1998 colony chromosome 4, USDA_Dalb.pri_finalv2, whole genome shotgun sequence genome:
ACCGGCTTTCGGCCCGACGACTCGACTCGACTTCATCGCGTTCGTGTAAACGTATAGGCATACTGTGTGCGCAGACCCCGCATATACGCTCGTACCGTCTCGTTTGCGGGTCCCTTCCCGTGAGCACGCGAAGTACTCGTCCTGCATTGGCGCTGTCCCGCCAACGGGGGAAGCGCTGTATCGTGGCTGTATGGTGCCGAAAGCGAAGTCTTCCTTTGATCTCCGTTCGATTATTTCTTtccatccttctttctttcctgcgATAGTGGAAAGCGAAGTGGCTGTCACGCTGTCTGAAGAACCTTGAAGAGGCTGCGCACGAGGACAGGTTAGAAAGTAGCAGACGAAGAAGATATGGTCAAGAATGCGCTTCGCTCGCGCTCTCTGTCTTGCTGCGTGTTTCGCGGCGGGACGTACTTCTCgctgacgagagagagagagagagagagtataaaCATTGCATTTCGCGTGTTCGAGCCTTAGCACCAAAGGGCCGCCTGCATTCGTGCGAGTTGATCGCTGTCGTCTTGGCACGATGGCGCGTACCAACTGCGGCCAAAATGAAGAGACGTGTCAGCAGACTGACGTGAAAAGGAACATaattaacaataataaaaaaaggagcTAAGCTTTATAAAGGAATGAGGTCTGGAGAAGCTTACTCCACAGGCCTGGCTCTTCTTGCTCGAGGCAACGCGTAACGACACAAGAGTTTGTATTTCTTCGAGTCCGCTCGTTACAGCGTTCCGGCGCAGATTCGGTGGAGAGCGCAATGGTCGTGTTTGCAGGAGGGGGCAATCTACGAGCAATTCTAATTGAAAAAAATTCCCCACGGCAGTCACTCCAGTGATGAATTAATGTGAGTGCTACTGTCTAACCTCGCCACTCCAGCCGTGGCCTTAGGCGACGGGGCGCTTTCCAAGAAGGCAGGAAGAAGCGAGCCATCGCCACTATTGTTCGAACCATTCATGGGAAGGCTGTCGTCGACTCGCACGTTTGATCTTTGGCGTAAATGGTCTTATAGAGATATGTTCCTGGAGCTCTTGCCTGATCGAAGCTATATGTATGAGCTAGTTGAAGATGAGCCGTATGATTGGTGAAGTTTACTTACGTCGCAATGGTGGAGGCAAGGGCGGGCCATAGGCACAATAAACAAATGTGCCACTTGATATGCGTGCAATTGCCGATCGCACGTCGTGATGCGCGAGCGCCACGGGCTCTGGGAATCAAAAATGCGCCTTCTGAAGAACTATGAACATGTGCTATGAAGAACATGACGTTAGTGGCACCTGGTGGCAGTCCATGCAGGCTCACGGATTCTGACGTAACGGGTGCGCGGGTGAGCAAAAATACTGCTTGCTCGCACCGCTCCGATCGTTGGGAAAGATAGCGCGTCATTCACACTATAACGCCGGAAAACGGTGTAAGACAGGCACGATCTGTCAAACGAAACGATCTATCGAACGAAAGCTTAGTCCACTGCGCGGTTGATTCGTCACGAAGACGACGACACCGATGGTGCGGCCTAAGCCGCCCGGCCGACGTTTGTCGATGAGTCCCGGAGGCACGCCCAAGACGCCCGGTAAGCGGTCGTGCTCGATGCACCCGCGTGTGCGTTTCAAGCGGCTCCCCTTCTACGAAGTCCTGGCGAAACTTATGCTACCAACGCGCCTCGCGACCAGCGGAAGCACAGACTGGCCGAAAGTGAGTCTTCATTTTCAGTTCAGATCGGAGGACTTGACGGACATTCGCTCGTCGGTGACATATAAAACGGCCTCGATTCCGGAGTTCGAAGTTCAAGTGCACCTTCGGTTCTGTTTGCTGAACACGAGACACGAGCAGGACGACAGCTACCCTTCCGATCTGGCCGTACAGGTCAACGGTCGGCCCGTTTCAGTGCCAGCGCCGATTCCCTCCAAGGTCTCCGACGGGTCGACCGAATGGATACGTCTGCCCATCGACATCGTCACCTCCTGCTTTCTGTCTTCTTCTGTGAGAAACCAGGTTTCTGTGACCTGGCGGCCCGTACGCGACCGCGAGTTCGTCGCTGGTGTGTTCCTGGTCAGGAAGCTGTCGGTAGCGACGGTTCTTAGCGGGCTGCAGCAGGGAAGCAGGCAGAGGGCATCCCTCACGAGAGCGATGATCAAGAAAAAGATGCAGCGCCGGGCGAATTGCGACGACGTCGCGGTGACGCGCTTTCGTGTTCCGCTCACGTGCCCGCTGAGCCGTGCGCGAATGAGCGTCCCGTGCCGCGGTCGTGCGTGCAAGCACCTGGAGTGCTTCGACGCCTCCAATTACCTGCAGATCAACGAGAGGAGGCCCGCGTGGACGTGCCCGCTGTGCGGTAAGCAGGCAGCATTCTCGAAGCTGGTCGTCGACCAGCTGTTCGTTCGCATCGTTGCGGAGGCGCCCGGCGACTGCGACAGCGTCGTTTTCCGCAAGGACGGCTCCTGGGCTCCGTCGGCGTCCCGGAAGGAGGTTTGTGACATCGACGATGACGCCGCCACTTCCGCGACACCGTCCTCGTCGAGTGGTCGGAGTTCAACATCACCTTCGCGGTCCTCGCCTACCGAGCATTGCAAGCGGCCCAAGATGGAGGTTGTTGACTTGACCGAGCTCAGCAGCAGTGACGGGGAGGAGGAGGTGAGCCGTGCTCCGTGCCGTCCTCTCTAGCGGCGCgcctgtatatgtatatatggcaCCAGAACACTTGCCCTGGACCTATATAGCGATACGTTCCCGGTACCGCTGCATTCCGCCTCCTCCCTTGCATCACCTGTGGCGAGGTGACGTCACCGCAGGGATTTATTTATCAAGTTTAAGGAACGGCGATGGCCACACCGGGATAGGCGCTTCCCAGTGCCACATTCCAAGTGCGCGAAGTCGTATCACGAATGGAAGCATCGGTACACCTCAGTTTCCCAGTATCCCCGATCATGTGGATGCAGCGCGTTGATTCGCTTTTATGGCACCGTTTAAACGACTTGCACAGACCTTGGCGCGCCCTGTTAACGTGCGCGATTGAGTGCAGCCGCGTTTTCAGTGCTGCGTTGAAAGTGCCCATCGGTATAATGATCCGTTGTCGTGGCGAGCATTTATATAAATGGGGCTTTCCGGATTTTATTGCTCTCGTACGTGTTGTAACGTCAAGAGCAGACAAGTAGAATAAATCGAGCTGTTCGCTTGTGAATGGATTCTAGTGTTTTGTTATGGTTTACTTGAAAAGGGCCAGTATAGCGGAGGGCACATGCGTACTTAAGTTCGGGACGTAGAATGGTTTTACAGACACAATTTCGCAGAAAGGGCGGACAAAAGATTACGACGTAGCCAAGTGCACGGCCAGCAGACTTTGTGCGCTTGGTACGAAGTGACCAATTAAGATCATGATAGATGTCTACACAAAGTATATAAGAATCTGCATGAGTTGTACTGCTGTTAATGCTGTGTGTTGGGGGAATTCAGATACGATGGTGGTGGAAATTAATTAGATTTTACTTACATTCGGCATCACAAACTTGATTTCGCACCATTCTATATTAAGAGAGTAGAAGTTTCGGCATCGGATGCTTCCAGAGTGTTGTTAATAATGTAACATAACTTTTCTACAGCCGCTTCCTGTTTGTTTCGTCACGACACAGAATGTGGGAGCAGCGCACTGCGTCGTTTTGACACTCATTCCGGCTCGCTCGATCAGTTGCCTCGTTTACTGCTACGCATTGTGAGAGCCGATGTAGCAGCATAACGGACGGACGGGCGAGCGATCCGGAGCGATTGTCAAAACGCCTCTACGTCCAGCTCCAACGTGACCACATAGTGTGTTGTGACGTCACGAGAAAGTATCCTCCTGGGAAACTAAACccgaaactggctgtagaaaagcgATTAAATTATTCACGGCGCCCTGAGGCTTGTG
Encoded here:
- the LOC139059178 gene encoding E3 SUMO-protein ligase PIAS1-like, with protein sequence MVRPKPPGRRLSMSPGGTPKTPGKRSCSMHPRVRFKRLPFYEVLAKLMLPTRLATSGSTDWPKVSLHFQFRSEDLTDIRSSVTYKTASIPEFEVQVHLRFCLLNTRHEQDDSYPSDLAVQVNGRPVSVPAPIPSKVSDGSTEWIRLPIDIVTSCFLSSSVRNQVSVTWRPVRDREFVAGVFLVRKLSVATVLSGLQQGSRQRASLTRAMIKKKMQRRANCDDVAVTRFRVPLTCPLSRARMSVPCRGRACKHLECFDASNYLQINERRPAWTCPLCGKQAAFSKLVVDQLFVRIVAEAPGDCDSVVFRKDGSWAPSASRKEVCDIDDDAATSATPSSSSGRSSTSPSRSSPTEHCKRPKMEVVDLTELSSSDGEEEVSRAPCRPL